In Longimicrobium sp., one DNA window encodes the following:
- a CDS encoding plasmid mobilization protein: MSRRTLRKPTRWTPEEWAQVERAAADRGVPPLRYVREAALGMPSPSQPSRGQPITPARRARSLWNQLARVINNLDQLRRVAEADGDDDGVRVLTAAAGSVEYVISAAPTMLGARGDEVIRGVVEAGNALNALAHRANTAEELPPMDELRSVLAQVEKAVREALP, from the coding sequence TTGTCGCGTCGCACGCTCCGCAAACCCACCCGCTGGACCCCCGAGGAGTGGGCCCAGGTCGAACGCGCCGCCGCCGACCGCGGCGTGCCCCCGCTGCGCTACGTCCGCGAGGCGGCGCTCGGAATGCCGAGCCCGTCCCAGCCCAGCCGCGGCCAGCCCATCACCCCCGCGCGCCGCGCGCGGTCGCTGTGGAACCAGCTCGCGCGCGTGATCAACAACCTCGATCAGCTCCGCCGCGTCGCCGAGGCCGACGGCGACGACGACGGCGTGCGCGTGCTCACCGCCGCGGCCGGCAGCGTGGAGTACGTGATCTCCGCGGCGCCGACCATGCTCGGGGCGCGTGGCGACGAGGTAATCAGGGGCGTGGTCGAGGCAGGGAATGCGCTGAACGCGCTCGCGCACCGCGCGAACACGGCCGAGGAGCTACCGCCGATGGACGAACTGCGCTCCGTCCTCGCTCAAGTCGAGAAAGCGGTTCGCGAAGCGCTGCCGTGA
- a CDS encoding acyl carrier protein — MSDTGLEGRVCGLVRDAVGAIQRQCGREVLEIDDSIVPLQDLGAFDSLNVTEACVLLSAEIGVKVEPNVFASNRGCPLPIGDIARGIIARYGKKLKLTDGEGAT, encoded by the coding sequence ATGAGTGATACGGGATTGGAGGGGCGGGTCTGCGGATTGGTGCGGGACGCCGTTGGGGCGATCCAGCGGCAATGCGGTCGTGAGGTACTAGAGATAGACGACTCTATCGTTCCGCTCCAAGATTTGGGAGCGTTCGACAGCTTGAACGTAACGGAAGCGTGCGTGCTCCTTTCGGCTGAGATCGGCGTGAAGGTGGAACCGAATGTCTTCGCGTCGAACCGCGGTTGCCCGTTACCAATCGGTGACATCGCGCGAGGCATCATCGCCCGGTACGGGAAGAAGCTGAAACTCACGGATGGTGAAGGAGCCACATGA
- a CDS encoding helix-turn-helix transcriptional regulator, producing the protein MNDQSADDAAAKRVVIGARLRSAREMAGLSQGQVARLVDLHRPSVSEAEAGRRRVPAEELARFAEIYGVSTSWLAGDDPDALRPDDARVQLAARELGKLKPEDLDRVLHLLAALRGSGGATS; encoded by the coding sequence ATGAACGACCAAAGTGCCGACGATGCAGCTGCTAAGCGTGTCGTAATTGGCGCGCGATTACGAAGCGCCCGTGAGATGGCCGGCCTGTCTCAGGGACAAGTAGCTCGACTCGTTGACTTACACCGACCGAGCGTGAGCGAAGCGGAGGCAGGTCGGCGGCGCGTTCCTGCGGAGGAACTCGCGCGCTTTGCCGAGATCTATGGAGTTAGTACCTCCTGGCTGGCGGGTGATGACCCCGACGCGTTACGCCCGGATGATGCACGCGTTCAACTCGCGGCACGCGAACTCGGGAAGCTCAAACCCGAGGATCTTGATCGAGTACTTCATCTGCTCGCAGCCCTCCGTGGCTCAGGGGGCGCAACCTCATGA
- a CDS encoding ImmA/IrrE family metallo-endopeptidase — translation MNRRTLAERALRVALETRVRLGIPLGEALSVYDAADRLGLEVRFLAAPSLEGMYVRQGPDQAKPLVIVSALRPAGRQASTAAHEIGHHAFGHGTRIDQYIEGVSSAAQSPPDPDEILANAFGAFFLMPKAAVERGFRSRGFDLNSPAATEAYQVAGWLGVGYGTLVQHMRWSLNLLSKPRADALLAHKPKRVREDLLGVPLVGDVMVVDRNWTNRPVDLQVGDQMILPIGTRVDGLALSSPVQGRRNDLVVEAIAPGIAQVLGTDWAVFARVARRGYEGRGVYRHLDAADGDVPIF, via the coding sequence ATGAACCGGCGTACATTGGCGGAGCGGGCACTCCGGGTTGCGCTTGAAACGCGTGTTCGCCTGGGTATCCCGCTGGGGGAAGCTCTTTCTGTGTATGATGCGGCTGACCGTCTCGGGTTAGAAGTCCGCTTCCTCGCTGCACCAAGCTTGGAGGGAATGTACGTCCGCCAAGGTCCGGATCAGGCAAAGCCTCTGGTAATTGTCTCCGCCTTACGACCGGCTGGACGGCAAGCGTCAACCGCCGCTCATGAGATCGGGCATCATGCCTTTGGACATGGGACACGGATTGATCAGTACATCGAGGGGGTGAGCAGCGCTGCACAATCCCCCCCCGATCCTGACGAGATCTTAGCGAATGCGTTCGGCGCCTTCTTCCTGATGCCCAAAGCTGCGGTAGAAAGAGGGTTTCGGTCGCGGGGCTTCGATCTGAACTCTCCGGCTGCGACAGAGGCTTACCAAGTTGCGGGTTGGCTTGGAGTGGGCTACGGCACGCTTGTCCAGCACATGCGATGGAGTTTGAACCTGCTCTCAAAGCCCCGAGCAGACGCCCTACTGGCCCACAAACCCAAGAGGGTGCGCGAGGACCTGCTAGGCGTTCCGCTGGTTGGCGACGTCATGGTCGTGGATCGGAACTGGACGAATCGGCCGGTTGATCTCCAGGTAGGCGATCAGATGATCCTTCCAATCGGGACTCGTGTTGACGGATTGGCACTCTCTAGCCCTGTGCAGGGCCGTAGGAACGATCTTGTGGTGGAGGCGATTGCCCCTGGGATAGCGCAGGTGCTTGGGACGGATTGGGCAGTATTCGCGCGGGTCGCGCGCCGAGGCTACGAGGGACGCGGTGTGTACCGTCACCTCGACGCTGCAGACGGCGACGTTCCCATCTTTTAA
- a CDS encoding nucleotide kinase domain-containing protein: protein MFVRLPPARTTPVFDTYWKFAAERQAIFFRRLERMPPPWTSDPILLRHKFTNAYRASDRVSQYLIRNVIYRGDTDSDEVFFRIVLFKLFNRVETWERLESAVGEIRWDAFNFDVYDRVLEEAMSTGERIYSAAYIMPSGGPRLGEGRKHRMHLRLLARMMADNLPSKIAACRRMQDAFDLLRAYPTIGDFLAYQYVTDVNYSRLTSFREDEFVVPGPGARDGIRKCFAETGGLNDAELIRLVADRQERSFEELGLDFQTLWGRRLQLIDCQNLFCEVDKYARVHHPEYTGHSGRTRIKQQFRATPEPICYFYPPKWGINEMIPEHARAASGTKE from the coding sequence ATCTTCGTCAGGCTCCCCCCCGCTCGCACCACACCTGTATTCGACACATATTGGAAGTTCGCGGCCGAGCGGCAGGCGATCTTTTTTCGACGCCTAGAAAGAATGCCTCCACCATGGACGAGTGATCCAATTCTACTTAGGCACAAGTTCACGAATGCATACCGTGCATCGGACCGGGTGAGCCAATATCTTATCCGGAATGTTATTTATCGTGGGGACACGGATTCCGACGAAGTGTTCTTTCGGATAGTGCTTTTCAAGCTATTCAATCGCGTAGAAACCTGGGAACGCCTCGAGTCGGCAGTGGGTGAGATCCGATGGGATGCTTTTAACTTTGATGTGTATGATCGTGTACTTGAAGAGGCGATGAGCACCGGCGAGCGGATATATTCTGCCGCTTACATCATGCCCAGCGGTGGCCCACGTCTTGGGGAAGGCCGAAAGCACCGGATGCATCTCCGCCTGCTCGCTAGGATGATGGCAGACAACCTACCCAGCAAAATCGCTGCGTGTCGGCGCATGCAGGATGCTTTCGACTTGTTGCGAGCGTATCCGACAATCGGAGATTTCCTTGCCTACCAGTACGTCACAGACGTTAATTACAGCCGTCTGACCTCGTTCAGAGAAGATGAGTTCGTCGTACCCGGGCCCGGAGCGCGGGATGGCATCCGCAAGTGTTTCGCCGAAACTGGCGGGCTTAACGACGCAGAACTTATTCGATTGGTGGCGGATCGCCAGGAGAGATCTTTCGAGGAACTTGGATTAGATTTTCAAACTCTCTGGGGACGTCGGTTGCAGCTTATCGATTGTCAGAACCTCTTTTGTGAGGTGGACAAATATGCTCGGGTCCACCATCCCGAATACACCGGCCACAGCGGCCGGACTCGGATCAAGCAACAGTTCCGCGCTACTCCTGAACCGATTTGCTACTTCTATCCCCCTAAGTGGGGAATCAACGAGATGATACCGGAGCACGCGCGGGCTGCTTCCGGTACAAAGGAATAA